Genomic window (Pseudomonas hydrolytica):
TTCTGCTCGGCGATGTCCGGCAGGCCGAACTTGAAGCGGATCATCTCGCCCTGCTCGGTGGTGCGGAAACGCCCCGCCACCGAACCCGGCGGTTGCGACAGGATCGCGGCATGAGCCGGGCCACCGCCCCGGCCCACGGTGCCACCGCGGCCATGGAACAGCAGCAGCTCCACCTGATGTTCGCCACACAGGCGCACCAGCTCCTCCTGGGCGCGGTACTGCGCCCAGGCGGCCGCGGTGGTGCCGGCATCCTTGGCCGAATCGGAATAGCCGATCATCACTTCCTGCGGCCCGTGCAACCGCACCCGATAACCGGGCAACCCCAGCAGGCGATCGATCACCGGGCCGGCGTTGTCCAGATCGGCCAGGGTTTCGAACAGTGGCACCACGCGCATCGGCCGGCGCAACCCGGCCTCCTTGAGCAGCAGTTGCACCGCCAGCACGTCGGAGGCTGCACCGGCCATGGAGATCACGTACGAGCCCAGCGCTGCCGCGGGCGCAGCGGCCACCTCGCGGCAGGTGGCGAGCACTTCGGCGGTATCGGCCGAGGGCCGGTAGTCGCTCGGCAGCAGCGGCCGACGGCTGTCCAGTTCGCGCTGCAGGAAGGCCAGGCGCTGCTCCTCGTCCCACTCGGCGTAACGCCCGAGGCCCAGGTAATCGGTGATCTCCGACAACGCGGCGGCGTGCCGGGTGGAATCCTGACGCACATCGAGACGCACCAGGAACAGGCCGAAGGTCGCTGCCCGGCGCAGGCAGTCGAGCAGCGGCCCATCGGCGATCACGCCCATGCCGCAGGCATGCAGCGACTGATAGCAGAGCTGCAGCGGCGCCAGCAGATCATGATTGTCCTGCAACACCGCAGCGCCGGGCGCGATGTCGGCCGTCAGCGCCTGCTGCGCCCAGCTGCGCGTCTCGCGCAGGCGCTCGCGCAACTGCTTGAGCAACGCCCGATAAGGCTCGGCGCTGTCACCGACCTGGGCGCGCAGCTCGGCACTGGCCTGCTGCATGGACAGCTCGGCGGCCAGTTGATCGACATCGCGCAAGTACAGGTCGGCGGCCATCCAGCGCGCCAGCAGCAGCACCTCGCGGGTGACGCGAGCGGTGACATTGGGATTGCCGTCGCGGTCGCCGCCCATCCAGGACGCAAAGCGAATCGGCGCCGCCTCCAGCGGCAAACGCAAACCGGTGGCGGCCTGCAGGCTGCGGTCGGCGCGGCGCAGGAACTGCGGCACGGCCTGCCACAGCGAATGCTCGATCACGGCGAAGCCCCATTTGGCTTCGTCCACCGGGCTGGGCCGGCTGCGTCGAATCTCTTCGGTATGCCAGGCCTCGGCGATCAGCCGCTGCAGACGCAGGGCGATACGCTCACGCTCGGCCGGCAGCAGGTCACTGTGGTCCAGCGCCGTCAGCTGCGCGGCGATGGCATCGTATTTCTGGATCAGGGTACGCCGCGCCACTTCGGTGGGGTGAGCGGTCAGCACCAGTTCGATGTCCAGGCGCCCGAGCTGACGGGCCAACTCGTCGGGTTTCTGACCGGCGGCGAGCAGGCGTTCGAGCAGCTCGTCGAGCACCCGCAGCTCGAAGGGCTCGGGCTCGTCCGGGCGGCGTCGGCGCACACGGTGTTGCTGCTCGGCGATATTGGCCAGATTGAGAAACTGGTTGAAGGCCCGCGCAACGGGCAACAGCTCGTCGTCGCCGAGGTCGCCGAGGGTGCTGGTCAGCTGTTCGGCTCCGGCCGCCGAGCCGCGGCGGCCGGCCTTGGCGCCCTTGCGAATGCGTTCGATCTTGTCGAGAAAGTCGTCGCCGAGCTGGGTTCGTATGGTCTGCCCGAGCAGCTCACCGAGCAGGTGGACTTCCTCTCGCAGGCGCGCATCGATTTCCGCCATGTCGCACTCCTTGTCCTGATCAATGTCAACAGAGTGCCCAGCGCGCCAACTTCTTACAAGGGTGCGACGCACACCGCGGCGGTGTCCATGCGCTGGGTCTAGGCTTACCTACAGGCATTCCCGGCATGCGCCGGGCTGTCCCGTCCGCGCTGCCCTTGAGGAGCTGAGACATGAGAATTCGAGAACTGGCCAAACATTGGGAGCAGAACGCCAAAGGCCGCCTGACCACGACCCGCTACCACATCCATCTGGATGTAGAGGCAGCGGCGCGCCTGGCCGCGCTGGCCGAGATGTACCCCAAGCATCACAGCGAAGAACTGCTCGGCGAACTGATCGGGGCGGCACTGGAGGAGCTGGAAGCCAGCCTGCCCTACGTGCGCGGCAGCAAGGTGGTGGCGCTGGATGAACAGGGCGACCCGCTGTACGAAGACATCGGCCCGACGCCACGCTTTCTCGCCCTGTCACGCAAGTATCTGCGCGAACTCACCGAACAAGGCTCGGAACAGACGCACTGAAACCGCTTCAGCCGGCTCGCCTGTTCGATATATCGCGCATATCGCCTTACACCGCCGGGCGCTGCAGCGCAACCAGAAGCGCTGCGGGGCGTCGGCGGCCATCCGTTAGCGGCCCCCATCCGGCGGGGCCGGCGCTGCCCATAACCTCAAGCGAACGCCCATGGATCGCCGTTTCGCTTGCCTTTGCGCATCCTTCCAGGCGGCCCTCCTGCCGCTGCAATCCGCCCCGCCACACCAGGTATGCGAGCAGAAAACTGACCAACAGGTCACTGTTGCAATCATGAGCTAGCTGTCTTTTTTTCTGAACCTTTCAAAAAATGTTTCGGTCCCACTTCTAGGCCATCGAGCAACGCCGGCGCCGTCCAGGCCCCGGATAGACGCTCGTCGCGATGCGCCAGCCACGGATATCGTCGTTCATAGGAGTGTTTCAAATGGAGTTAGCCACCATGAAGACTCATACCGAGAAAACCCCGAACACCTCCCGCCACGGGATGAAACTGGCCGCCCTGGTCTTGGGCAGCAGCCTGGTGCTGGCAGGCTGTGCCGGTAATCCACCCAGCGAGCAGTACGCCGTCACCCAGTCCGCCGTGAATTCGGCGATCAGCGCCGGTGGCACCGAGTTCGCCGCCGTGGAGATGAAAGCGGCGCAGGACAAGCTCAAGCAGGCCGAACTGGCCATGCACGAGAAAGAGTATGACAAGGCTCGCCGCCTGGCCGAACAGGCCGAGTGGGACGCCCGGGTCGCCGAACGCAAGGCCCAGGCGGCGAAAGCCGAGCAGGCTCTGCAGGACGCCCGCCAGGGTGTCCAGGACCTGCGCGAGGAAGGCATGCGCAACGCTCAGTGAGCGTCATGTCACCTACTCATTCGCTGACAGATAAGGATGAATCGCCATGCGTAAACACGTGATGATCCCCGCCCTTCTGGCCCTGAGCGTCGGCCTGGCCGCCTGCTCGCACCAGCCCAATGCCAATCTGGAATCGGCTCGCAACAACTTCTCCACGCTGCAAAGCGACCCGCAGTCGAACAAGCTGGCGGCGCTGGAAACCAAGGAAGCCCAGGAATGGCTGAACAAGGCCGACAAGGCCTACATGGAGCGTGACGACGAGAAGAAGGTCGACCAGCTGGCCTACCTGACCAACCAGCGCGTCGAGGTGGCCAAGCAGACCATCGCCCTGCGCGCCGCCGAGAACGAGCTGAAGAACACCTCGGCGCAACGCGCCAAGGCACTGCTCGATGCCCGCGACGCGCAGATCCGCAAGCTGCAGGACAGCCTCAACGCCAAGCAGACCGAGCGCGGCACCCTGGTGACCTTCGGTGACGTGCTGTTCGACTTCAACAAGGCCGAACTCAAGAGCAGCGCGCTGCCCAACGTCACGCAACTGGCGCGCTTCCTCCAGGAAAATCCCGAGCGTCAGGTGATCGTCGAGGGCTACACCGACAGCGTCGGCTCGGCCAGCTACAACCAGGGCCTGTCCGAGCGCCGCGCCGAGTCCGTACGCCGCGCACTGATCCGTGCCGGTGTCGAGCCGACTCGTATCGTCGCCCAGGGCTACGGCAAGGAGTATCCGGTAGCGGACAACTCCAGCGACTCGGGCCGCGCGCAGAACCGTCGGGTGGAGGTGACCATCTCCAACGACAACCAGCCGGTGGCACCGCGCTCCTCGGCCGGCGCCTGATCGCAGCGCTGCAATGAAGAAACCCGCCTGATGGCGGGTTTCTTTTTTAGGTGCGCACGACGCAAGCGCGTGGCCTTACTGCTCCAGCTGCGGCGTTTCCTGACCCAGGCAGCGCACGGCCTGTTTCTTGTTGTCCACCAGCACGCCGGTCAGCCCTTTCTGCTGCATGTCGAACAGCACCAGCACGCCATCGATGCATTGCGCCACCTGGTTGGCCGGTTTCAGCGAAACCTTGTAGTCCTCGCCGGGAATGGTCTTGAGCATGGTGAAATCGGACAGCAGCAAGGCATCTTCCGGTTTGGCGAAGTGCAGGTAGCCGTAATACCAGAGCACACCGATGGTGCCGACGATGCTGGCGATGCCGGTGAGGATCAGGGGAATGGGGTCACGTTCGGTCATTGCGGACTCTCAGTTGCGGATTCGTTGGCCGCCCCCTGGCGCTGGACGAAGGCCAGGGGCGCACTGACGAACTCCAGCATAAGCTGGCGCCAGGCTGGCTCGGCGAAGGTTTGCACGTGCCCGCCACGGGTCGCCTTAAAGGCTCGCGGCGGGCGCGCAGCTTGATACAAACGGCGGCCATTGGACAGGGGTACCACGGCGTCGTCAACACTGTGGTAGATCAGCAGCGGCAGCCCCTCGAGCCCGGCGATGCCGTGGATGGCGCTGTCGCCGTCCGGCACCAGCCAGGACAGCGGCACCTGCAGCGGCCAGGTCAGCCAGGAGCTGCTCAGGGCATGCCGGGCGACGCTGCGATAGCTGGCCGGCACGCCATCGAGCACCATGGACTGCAAGGCCTCGCGACGCTGCGGGTGCTGCGCCAGGTAGTGCACCGCCAGCGCACCGCCGAGGCTCTGGCCGAGCAGGATCAGCGGTTTGCCCTGCACCTCGGGGGCCTGCTCGAGCCAGGCGAAGGCGGCATCGATGTCCTGGTACACCGCCGGCAGACTGGGCTTGCCCTCGGACAACCCATAACCGCGGTAGTCCAGCATCAGCACCTGATAACCCTGTTCCGGCAACCAGTAGGCGCCGCCCAGGTGCCAGGCCAGGTTGCCGCCGTTGCCATGCAGGTGCAGCACCGTGCCTTTCAGCTCCACCCCCGGCTTGGCCGGCAACCACCAGGCATGCAGACGGGTGCCATCGGCGGCCCGCAGGTCGATGTCGCGGTACTCCAGCCCGGCCCGCTCGGGGGTGAAGGGCAAGCCCGGCTCGGGGTAGAACAGCAGGCCGCTGCAGCCGCCCAGCCACAGGCTGACGATCAGCAACGTGACGGCGCGCAGCTTACTTGCCACCGGCACGCACCTCTTCGCGGGCCTGGACGGTCGCGGCATACACCCGCTCGGCCAGGCGCGAGAACGGCAGGCTCTGGATCCATACCGTGCCGGTGCCCTTGAGCGTGGTCAGCAGCAGCCCCTCACCGCCGAACAGCATGCTCTTGAGGCCGCCAGCCAGGGCGATGTCGTAGTCGATACCGCTGCTGAAGGCCACCAGGCAACCGGTGTCCAGGCGCAGGGTCTCGTTGTTCAGCTCCTTGCGGATCACCGTGCCGCCGGCATGCACGAAGGCCAGGCCGTCGCCTTCGAGTTTCTGCAGGATGAAACCCTCGCCACCGAAGAAGCCGGCACCGATGCGCTTGGCGAAGCTGATGCCGATGCTGGTGCCATGAGCGGCGCAGAGAAAGGCATCCTTCTGGCAGATCAGCCGTCCGCCGACCTGCGCCAGGTCGATGGGCACCACGGTGCCGGGATAGGGCGCGGCGAAGGCGACCCGCGCCTGGGTCTTCCCGCCATTGCTGAAATGGGTCATGAACAGCGATTCGCCGGTAAGCATGCGCTTGCCGGCGCTCCACAGCTTGCCCAGCAGACCGCTGGAGGAGCCGTCGCCCATGCGCGTTTCGAAACGCACGCCGTCGGTCATGTAGTTCATCGCCCCAGCCTCGGCGATCACCGTCTCGCCGGGGTCGAGGACGATCTCTACCGATTGCGCCGAGGCGCCGAGGATTTCGTAGTCGAGTTGATGGCTGGGCACGGGCTGGTCTCCGGGATGGGCCACGGCGGGGTAGGCCTGGCGCTGAACCAGTGGTGCGCACGGCGCACCCTACGGCGGCTCTAGAGGATATTGGCGTAGTCGGCTTCGATGCGGTCCAGGCTCAGATGGTTGAGGAAGTTGGAGAAGCACATCCAGGCCGACAGCGCGTTCATGTCCTGGAACTGCGGCGGCAGGTACTTGGGCGGCAGCACCAGGCCCTCGTCCACCAGCTTGCGCAGGGTGCGCATGTCTTCCAGGGTGGTCTTGCCGCAGAACAGCAGCGGGATCTGCTCCAGCTTGCCCTTGCGCACCGCCAGCTGGATGTAGTTGTAGATGAGGATGAAACCCTTGAGGTACGACAGGTCCTTGGTGAATGGCAGGCCATTGGGCAGCGAGCCGCGAAACACCCGGCTGGCGTTGCTGTAGCCGCCTTCCAGGCCATAGCCCTGCTCGCGGAAGAACTCGAACACCTCGAGGAAATCCGCCCCCTCCTCAGCCATGTGGATGGCGCGGGTGCGGTTGGTCAGCTTGCGCAGACGGGTCGGATAGGAGGCGAAGGCGATCACTTCCATCAGGATCGCCAGGCCTTCCTGGGTCACGGTGGACGAGGGTGGGCCCTTGGCCAGGAAGGTGCAGATCGGCTGGTTCAGCCCGTTGAGCGTGGTGCCCACATGCACCAGGCCCTCGTGCACTTCCAGCGCCTTGACGTCGCGCTCGTTGAAGCGCGCGTCGCTGCGAATCTTGATGTAGTCGGCGCCCGCCGCGGCGTCGGCGAGGATGCCGTCGGACTCGAACACGCGGATGGTGTCATCGCCGAACACCCCGGCCAGACGCTGCTGCAGGATGTTCACCGCATCACTGGCGCCGAGGATCTTGGGCTCGTCTTCCAGATCGCCGCGGGCGGCGATGTTGTTGAGGTAGTCCGAGAGCATCAGGCCGAGATCGGCCAGGGTCGGGTCACCGGCATGGAAGGCATCGGAGGCCGCGCCGTAGAGCTCCTGGCTGATCAGGCCGAAGTCCTCGGTGCCGCGCGCCTCGAGCATGCGGATGACCATGCGGTATTCCTTGCACATGCGCCGCATGATCTGCCCGACCGGGTTGAACTGGCCGAGCTGGCGGGTGATGTCGCGCTCGATGTTCTGGAACTCGAGCTTCTTCGCTTGCGCGTCGAAGGCCAGCGGCCGGCTCAGGTAGTAGTCGCGGTCCACCGCCGGCGGCTGCTTGCCCTTGGCCTTGAGAAAGGCGTCGCGGATGCCGTCGTCCCACTTCACCGCATCGAGCACGCGAATGGGGTTCTGCGCCTCGACGATGCGGTCGCTCAGGGCACGGATACAGAGCTGATAGTCGTCCAGTTTCTGCTGGCTGTTCATGGCAGTTCCTACTCGGCGGCCCGCTGATAGCGCGCCACCTCGACGAACAGGTCG
Coding sequences:
- a CDS encoding alpha/beta fold hydrolase translates to MASKLRAVTLLIVSLWLGGCSGLLFYPEPGLPFTPERAGLEYRDIDLRAADGTRLHAWWLPAKPGVELKGTVLHLHGNGGNLAWHLGGAYWLPEQGYQVLMLDYRGYGLSEGKPSLPAVYQDIDAAFAWLEQAPEVQGKPLILLGQSLGGALAVHYLAQHPQRREALQSMVLDGVPASYRSVARHALSSSWLTWPLQVPLSWLVPDGDSAIHGIAGLEGLPLLIYHSVDDAVVPLSNGRRLYQAARPPRAFKATRGGHVQTFAEPAWRQLMLEFVSAPLAFVQRQGAANESATESPQ
- a CDS encoding flavohemoglobin expression-modulating QEGLA motif protein; translation: MNSQQKLDDYQLCIRALSDRIVEAQNPIRVLDAVKWDDGIRDAFLKAKGKQPPAVDRDYYLSRPLAFDAQAKKLEFQNIERDITRQLGQFNPVGQIMRRMCKEYRMVIRMLEARGTEDFGLISQELYGAASDAFHAGDPTLADLGLMLSDYLNNIAARGDLEDEPKILGASDAVNILQQRLAGVFGDDTIRVFESDGILADAAAGADYIKIRSDARFNERDVKALEVHEGLVHVGTTLNGLNQPICTFLAKGPPSSTVTQEGLAILMEVIAFASYPTRLRKLTNRTRAIHMAEEGADFLEVFEFFREQGYGLEGGYSNASRVFRGSLPNGLPFTKDLSYLKGFILIYNYIQLAVRKGKLEQIPLLFCGKTTLEDMRTLRKLVDEGLVLPPKYLPPQFQDMNALSAWMCFSNFLNHLSLDRIEADYANIL
- the ppc gene encoding phosphoenolpyruvate carboxylase, which encodes MAEIDARLREEVHLLGELLGQTIRTQLGDDFLDKIERIRKGAKAGRRGSAAGAEQLTSTLGDLGDDELLPVARAFNQFLNLANIAEQQHRVRRRRPDEPEPFELRVLDELLERLLAAGQKPDELARQLGRLDIELVLTAHPTEVARRTLIQKYDAIAAQLTALDHSDLLPAERERIALRLQRLIAEAWHTEEIRRSRPSPVDEAKWGFAVIEHSLWQAVPQFLRRADRSLQAATGLRLPLEAAPIRFASWMGGDRDGNPNVTARVTREVLLLARWMAADLYLRDVDQLAAELSMQQASAELRAQVGDSAEPYRALLKQLRERLRETRSWAQQALTADIAPGAAVLQDNHDLLAPLQLCYQSLHACGMGVIADGPLLDCLRRAATFGLFLVRLDVRQDSTRHAAALSEITDYLGLGRYAEWDEEQRLAFLQRELDSRRPLLPSDYRPSADTAEVLATCREVAAAPAAALGSYVISMAGAASDVLAVQLLLKEAGLRRPMRVVPLFETLADLDNAGPVIDRLLGLPGYRVRLHGPQEVMIGYSDSAKDAGTTAAAWAQYRAQEELVRLCGEHQVELLLFHGRGGTVGRGGGPAHAAILSQPPGSVAGRFRTTEQGEMIRFKFGLPDIAEQNLNLYLAAVLEATLLPPPAPEPSWRAMMDRLADVGVKAYRGVVREHPQFVAYFRQATPEQELGRLPLGSRPAKRREGGVESLRAIPWIFAWTQTRLMLPAWLGWEQALGQALAGGEGELLKNMREQWPFFRTRIDMLEMVLAKADASIAALYDQRLVEPALQPLGAQLRDLLSQACAAVLELTGQSRLLAHSPETLESISVRNTYLDPLHLLQAELLARCRLRQQAPESPLEQALLVSVAGIAAGLRNTG
- a CDS encoding OmpA family protein — encoded protein: MRKHVMIPALLALSVGLAACSHQPNANLESARNNFSTLQSDPQSNKLAALETKEAQEWLNKADKAYMERDDEKKVDQLAYLTNQRVEVAKQTIALRAAENELKNTSAQRAKALLDARDAQIRKLQDSLNAKQTERGTLVTFGDVLFDFNKAELKSSALPNVTQLARFLQENPERQVIVEGYTDSVGSASYNQGLSERRAESVRRALIRAGVEPTRIVAQGYGKEYPVADNSSDSGRAQNRRVEVTISNDNQPVAPRSSAGA
- a CDS encoding DUF4398 domain-containing protein; protein product: MELATMKTHTEKTPNTSRHGMKLAALVLGSSLVLAGCAGNPPSEQYAVTQSAVNSAISAGGTEFAAVEMKAAQDKLKQAELAMHEKEYDKARRLAEQAEWDARVAERKAQAAKAEQALQDARQGVQDLREEGMRNAQ
- a CDS encoding TIGR00266 family protein — translated: MPSHQLDYEILGASAQSVEIVLDPGETVIAEAGAMNYMTDGVRFETRMGDGSSSGLLGKLWSAGKRMLTGESLFMTHFSNGGKTQARVAFAAPYPGTVVPIDLAQVGGRLICQKDAFLCAAHGTSIGISFAKRIGAGFFGGEGFILQKLEGDGLAFVHAGGTVIRKELNNETLRLDTGCLVAFSSGIDYDIALAGGLKSMLFGGEGLLLTTLKGTGTVWIQSLPFSRLAERVYAATVQAREEVRAGGK